aagggtctacaaagaagcaacattgtctatcccaccatggccatcgcccatgaagaacttgcctcactagggtagatcttcacaaagttggcgatctccttgcccttacaaaatcctcggttcaactccacaatcttgacggaggctcccaagtgacagctaaccaatctaggagacaccaccctccaaaaggtaatagatggtgtgttgatggtgagctccttgctcttatgcttcaaatgatagtctccccaacactgaactctctctcatagatttgtctatggtggaaagatgatttgagtggaaatcaactcggggaaggctagagatcaagattcttgtggttggattggaatgtcttggtctcaacacatgagtggtagttctctcttagaaaatgagtagtggaagtgtaggcacgttctgatggttcTCTCTCTGAtgaagaagggggtggaggggtatatatagcctccacacaaaatctatctGTTACACACATATTCCCAAACTCGAttggaccgaatagttaaactcggtcagactgacttgattcaaaatgtgaacattaggcatttcggtgggaccgacaacatcaactcggtgagacagatgagctagggttagggcaaaatctcatcttggtgagaccgatcacatgaactcggtgataCCGGTTTCAGTAATAAgtaaacagagacttggtcaggcaaactcggtgggaccgatcgctcatctcagttagaccgaaatgttacgaaagggaaatagataGTTTGCAATGCCAacccggtgggaccgatcgctcacttcggttagaccgaaacgttacgaagggaaacagagagtttgtattcccatctcggtgagaccgagatctctatcgataagaccaaactgattagggtttgtggatatggctttgtcaagtgaactcggtggcgcggaTAGATCAAATCGGGTTTGAATTTAGGATTAGGACATATGTgcaaatgagaaagtggttgagggattttggagcatatcactaagcattttgagcaagtaatccattaagcaacacctcatccccttttaatattattggcttttcctatgaacttaatgtgatcttggatcactaaaatgaaaatgtagagtcttgaccttttgccaatatgtgtccttagcattttgaggggttcacATCTCTTGTCCATGTCATACCAATCATTAAATTTTCTGAAATAttgatcttgaaagagtattagttcaatgagctatatgttgttatgaattaccaaaaccacccgaggattagttgcactttccaTGCAGTAATAAGAGGTCCTTACGCACAGTGGCGACGATGGGCCGTGCGTCtgttcctatgcataggaagagaagACATACCCCCGCATTAAATGCCTAGGTACTATTAATTGTACTTAGGTGTCCTAGTACTATTCTTTGTCACTGTGGTGACCCATTCCATTTTAAAATGGTGAGTACATAATTGATACACAAAGCATACAATAACGCAACGTATACAGAAATAACTAAAGTCAGAATGTGGGTTTATAATGTACCCAGAAATTCTATTCCCACGCACTTGTTTTACAAATACTTTACATACTATGAGAGGGGAACAACTACCTAGAACAAAACATGGGAATGGCCGTCACCGGATTGAACTTTGTAAGATTTTTGTAAAACTATTGCGTAAAAATATCATCGCTCTAATGTATCAACCTCCTAACCATCTAACCAACGGTTGTTTCTCAATTATGAATGTTGTTTAATAGGGAACCTCTCCTTTTCCTGAATATCTATCCTAGTAGTGGTTTCAATTTGGACTGCAAGTGTGCGTCGTAGTGCAGATTCGTGGTGTATGATGCATAGACAAAATTAGGTGAGGAGGATGATTGCTCCATAAGTGAATAAAGAAAATGTTTTCAAAACGCTGAACCGCGACGCCAAGTTCGATTTGAACCTTGAACTATTTCATTGTCCACATTAAACCTAAAACTTCCTAAAATCGGTCAACAACAACAATATACCCAAGTTTCAATAGTATTTTCtgttgttaacaggctttgagataGGTTGCCGCCCATGTTGTTTTGTTGAATTCGCAAGGTTCACAATTCTCCATAAACCCAATTGTTTGCAATATTTTCTGGACTTCGAAAATGGAAAAGCAACTTAAAAAACATGCCAAGGTTTGGAGGGTGGTTTCTTTGTTGAAAGGTCCGAAAAATATGACATAATTTATGGACGTGGGAAATGCTATAGAACCTTTCCATAGTACTATTCCTTGCATCTATGGCCTTTTCATATTTTTGGGGAGGCCAAAAATACAACAAAACCATGAGCGCACGTACAGTAGTGGAGAATGGGGCCGGCTTGATCTTACAAAACTCGGACGACATAGCAGTAGATGATTAAAAATCAAATCTCATTTGACATGACATGATGTACTGTGCCATAAAAATGAGGCTTTGACTCCGTGCACTTATTTCCCGTACATCACGACAGATTTTACCACCGATATATTACCCTAACTCGTACTACAATGCATACGCATACAACTTGGTCGATCGTACCGACCCAACATTACAGCGGGAAAGCATACAAGGAGAGAAAACAAAACGCCACGATTTTTTTACTGATATACGAAATTGATCGATTCCACACGGCGCACGCACGCACGCTTCTTGATGCGTGCGCGAGCCTAGTTCCACATCCAGTAGCTGATCTGGCCGTCGTCCTGATCGTCGTCGTCCGTGTGATGGTGGCTGTGCCCTTGCGCCGcggcgaagaagacggcggcgtcgTCGGGGTAGTAGCTGCAGCCCTCGTCGCTGCCCGCGCCGTCGTCCTCCTCCGACTGGATACCGCCCGCCACGGGGCCCATCACGCACTCGTGGTACTCGTCGCCGCCGGCGCCCCCCGGGAAGCAGTACGAGTCCACGCTGCTGTCCACCACGCCGGCGAGGCCGCATCCGCTCCCGAGCAGCGCGTCCCTCGCGTCCAGCACCGCGCTCCCGCCGCTCCCCGGGCTTAGCCTCTCCTCGTCCTTCACAtgcagctgctgttgctgctgcaccACCTCGAACGCCTCCGCTGCCGCGGCCTGTTCCTCGGCGTCGGCCAAGGAAGtcttcgcctccgcctccgccgccgcctgctccggctccgaGGCGTCGACGGCTGCACCGAAGCTGCCTTCCGGCGCCTCCTTATCTTGCATCTTCTCGGTCAACGTTACCACCTGACGCCACAAAGATGGATCTCCCAAATCAAACTCAGCAGCGGAAGCCACGGTGCCCGGCCGGTGGTGAAGTGTGGTTGACTTTGATTACCTGTGACCGGAGCCGGTGGTTGTCCTGGAGGAGGGCGTCGTGGTCGGCGCGGAGGGCGTCGAAGGACGCCTTGAGGCGGTCGAAGTCGCGCTCCAGCGTCTTTGTCTTCCACCGGGCGCGGCGGTTCTGGAACCAGACGGCCACCTGGCGTGGCTGCAGGCCGAGCTTGCGGGCCAGCTCCGTCTTCCTCTCCGGCTCCAGCTTGTTCTCCTCCTCGAAGCTCCTCTCCAGCAGGTGGACCTACACACGTACGCGTGGCGCGCATGCACCGTCAGAATTAATTCGGATGAACAGAGCATCATCTTCGCTACTGTAGCAACGAATTGTCACCTGCTCCGGGGTGAGGCGCCGCTTCTTCTCCGGGAGCTGCTCGTCGTAGTACTCCTCCTCGAGCATGTCATCCGGCGAGGTGAAGAAGGGCCGCTTCACGCCGCGCCCTTCTTCCATGCCGCCGAGGACCGGTCTCACCCCTtcatcactcaaacatggcaacccCAATCAGTACACCAATCACTCTCCAGTCTCCACACAAAAGCTACTCCTACTTGCCTAACGAACCAAACAACCGGGATCGAGAAAACTAGTAGGGGATGAGAATATGATACCTCGATGGAACATGCCGGCCGCGCCGGCGATACCGCCCGCGCCACAGTCCATGAAGAGCATCTGTCCGTTGCCGGAGCCCGACGTGTTGAAGATGAGCCGGCCGGGCTCCATCGCAGAGAAAGCTTCAAGAAGTTGCGTTGGTTGTCGATCGAACGGGGGGCGAAATCAAATGAAAAAGACGTATATATACAGCTGctgcgcggcggaggggctcttaTAAGAAGCAGGACGAGGAGGCGATCATGGCGGCGAGCTTGTGGCGGAAGAAGCTGGTGCTCCACAGAAGCCGCGTGGGCGTCTTCATCGGCATAAGCGAAATCCCCATCATACACGCCCCAGTCCCGAGGTCCCGAGAGATCTCCTCAGGCCTGCGGGGAGGAGACCACTCACAGGAGGAGTGGGAGGCCTAGCTACTTCCTCGCCGGAGAAGACGCAAACCAGAGCGGGACAATTCGGCCGGCCGGAGGAGAGGTTGGTGGTGGAAGGGAGCTCAAGAAGAAATGGAAATCTTTTTCTTGATTTTCTTAACGAGGGACAACCAATTTTCTATTGCTTATAGTATATTTTTTTCTTGTGGAGGACACTGATCGGCTAAAGTTTGAAGAAATGGGGAGGAGCCTTCTTATAGGCGCCAGGGCGGTGTTGATTGACGAGTTTGTCCCTTGGTGGCAGCGGTGGGTGGGACGAATTGGCGGAGGATCGAGACGGAACCAACGGGAGCTGGACGCCGGGTGTCTGATCTTGATATTCTGATGTGATCTTTTGCTCTCAAAGGTAAAAAATGTACTCCTAGTTATAGGAATTACAAGGTGTTTCCTCTTTTCTTGTCAAACCTAGAACTTACAGTGTGCTCTTTTTCCCTTCTGGAAATGACCTTACATAGTATGGAGGTTGGAGATGGCTCTCTATGCTATCAAGATCTTTTGTGGCTGGAACCATGTTCTTTTCTCATGTGTTGAGTTTATTCTTGTGATAATAAAAAGACACACGCTCGTGCGTACGCAAGTATATGCGCACTATACCTGGCCATCTGTCGGGCCGGGCCGGCCTACCAAAGCCCGGCACAATAAACCTAGGCCCGAGCTCGGCTCGGCCATCGGGTCTAAAAATCAGGCCCAAGCCTGGCCCATCACGCAAAAAGCCCGCCGGACCTTCTTCCTTAAATTGCGAATACGACGGGCCCAGGCCTGGCCAGGGGCAAGGTCGGTCGGGCTTTTTTGGGTCAGGTCGGGCCGCCCGggtcgggctgcccatggccaggtaaATGGGCACCCACACTCATCAATAGAAGCACGGCAACGAATCAAATTTTCGTGTGGTGAAGATTAGGGataaatatgttgaatttgttaaATTCAAATTCATGTTGAATATACCAGCATGAGGTCGTATTCACCCGGGTAATGCTAGACCTACGTAAATTTTGTTACGTGTTTTACGTAAGCAGCAACGTCGATCAGTATTATTGGATAGGGAGGAGCGACGGGGCCCACCCTTGAAattcagagggggggggggcgagaagagTAGATTTGAAATTTATGTAGGGAGTTCGTAGCGGGTTCATAGGTCTAGCATTATCAATATTCACCCCATCGCTAGAGTCTAAggtttgtaccttgtgcattctaTCTATTTTTTCATCGTTGGGACTATCTATCAATTATGTTTAGCAAATAAGTACCTTAATTAcaaaacctctctctctctctcatttgagTTATTTAAACAAATTTTTACATATCTTTAAGATTTGACTGGCATGCTTTAACTTCTATATGGATATAGTAGAATCAATTTTGGTGGTGTCAATGTAGATTCTCTTCTCATTAAAGCTTTTCGTTAGATCCTAACATGACATATAGTTTATTCGAACCCGGGTCACCGCCTTTCCCTTACTTTGATGATGGGAAATATAGAAGTTCCTTAAGAAACCAAACACATGTTCCTTGTCGTCGAAGAACCACATAGCAAAGTCCGTTACGCATTCAACTACAATTCCAAAACAATTAGCTATTTGAGCCTTGGTCTGCACTCTAGGGTGTTTCCcccccttagagcatctacaaccggactccTAGAATTGATCGGGCGGGCGCGGGGACCACTTACCGGACAAGAGAGAGAAGTGAAAAGTAGCAAAAAGTTGACCCAACCGGACTCCTCATATCATCCCTATATGCCCGGGCTGTCCGCGAACCCTCATATCCATCTCAAATATGGAGAGGATATGAGGGCTCGCGGCCTCGCCCGGCCGCGCTCGGTCAGTCCGCCACATAGGACGCGTCCCCATCCGAaccaccttttctctttctttattcctTGTTTTCTTTCTTCCTCTTCATCTCAACCAATCACATGCATGTGACCGCACATATAGGGAAGAAAATGAGGAATATGGATGTGCGGACAATAAATAGGGGCTCAAAACGGACACGTCTGGTCACTGACTGGGCGTGTCCGTGGGCATTTGAGGGGTCAAATTAGAGGTACGTGGCTGAAGATGTGTACCACTTCTCTTATCCAAACTGTAAAGACATGAACTAGGTTAaatctagctccgccactgcataAACAGAGCTAGAAACCCTACCAGCTCTCTTTGCAATTGACATTTGTCTAGCTGTTATCTACATTCAGATTGAGCTACATACCCTTTTTTTTAGGTACATACATCCTAATCAGTTTCCATCATACTTACTCTAGTTCAATTACTAGTATTAGTACAAGTTTTCAACCATCTATGCCATAACTATACTTTTGATGACAACTTGCTGCAAAGAAAACTATTGATCCCAATAATCAGCAGCCTTGATAAAAAAACCAAGTGGAGCAGCACATTCAGCGAGCGAAATGGTACAGATACTGAATGCAGGAAACAGTACTCCATCTGCTAAAAATTATTCGGCACCCCCCGTAGTGTAGCCGCACCAGATCCAAGAGGAGCGCCAGGTGTCCGGTGGCCAATTGGTGGCGAGTCCATGCCGCCCTGTCGGGGTAACGCTGCTAGCGAGTCCACGGGATCCGTATTATCCAACGGGATGGAGTCCACGGGTAAAGAGGCCTTGACGTCCGAACGGCGAATGACCGTTTTGCCCAAACCCAGGCGCCGCAGCAATTTGCTTGCAGCACCCGATCGATCTCCGAACCCAGACGCCGCAGCACGTTACGAGCAACCATGTGGCCAACCGTGTGGTGTGCCCACCGGGAGACATGCAAGTGTGGTAGGACAACGCAGGGGCTGGTCCATGTGGACGTGGACACGTCACGTGGTAGGGCGCCACAGCTCGCGACGAGATTCCCTCGAACCTCGTCGATCCATTCCGATCCCATGCATGTTCTAGCTAGGCTTCCAACGATTTTCAGCATATAATCCCATGTGGAAACAATTTTGCGCAGGGGGACTCCATGTGGGAGCTCAATTTGCTGTATTTTTGGCGCATTCTTTCATTTTATTGTTCTACtggtgttttttttagaaaagtcaCGGATCTATTATGGAAAAGTTCACAGGAAGAACAAAGCAGCTCACACATAATAAGAATTACATCAAGGATCCTGACCACCGAGCGACCAATGTCGCCATCGGAATGAGCCGCGGATGCACCGTTGGCGCCACTCCCATACCGGAGCCGGTCGGTTGACTTGTTGTCACCCCAGAAGTCTTCGTGGACGTGCCACTAAGGACCAGCCGCGGCCATCATCGTTAAAACCCTTAAATCGATATGAAGTGTGTGATACCATATCTTGGTTGCAAACGTACCACTAGAAAGCCTAACGCCGCCACTCCAAGGAGAGGTCAGAAATCTACGTTGGAGCTTCGTCGATTCCGTTGTGATGGACGAA
Above is a window of Triticum aestivum cultivar Chinese Spring chromosome 6B, IWGSC CS RefSeq v2.1, whole genome shotgun sequence DNA encoding:
- the LOC123138126 gene encoding homeobox-leucine zipper protein HOX16 isoform X1, with protein sequence MEPGRLIFNTSGSGNGQMLFMDCGAGGIAGAAGMFHRGVRPVLGGMEEGRGVKRPFFTSPDDMLEEEYYDEQLPEKKRRLTPEQVHLLERSFEEENKLEPERKTELARKLGLQPRQVAVWFQNRRARWKTKTLERDFDRLKASFDALRADHDALLQDNHRLRSQVVTLTEKMQDKEAPEGSFGAAVDASEPEQAAAEAEAKTSLADAEEQAAAAEAFEVVQQQQQLHVKDEERLSPGSGGSAVLDARDALLGSGCGLAGVVDSSVDSYCFPGGAGGDEYHECVMGPVAGGIQSEEDDGAGSDEGCSYYPDDAAVFFAAAQGHSHHHTDDDDQDDGQISYWMWN
- the LOC123138126 gene encoding homeobox-leucine zipper protein HOX16 isoform X2, producing the protein MEEGRGVKRPFFTSPDDMLEEEYYDEQLPEKKRRLTPEQVHLLERSFEEENKLEPERKTELARKLGLQPRQVAVWFQNRRARWKTKTLERDFDRLKASFDALRADHDALLQDNHRLRSQVVTLTEKMQDKEAPEGSFGAAVDASEPEQAAAEAEAKTSLADAEEQAAAAEAFEVVQQQQQLHVKDEERLSPGSGGSAVLDARDALLGSGCGLAGVVDSSVDSYCFPGGAGGDEYHECVMGPVAGGIQSEEDDGAGSDEGCSYYPDDAAVFFAAAQGHSHHHTDDDDQDDGQISYWMWN